The following proteins are encoded in a genomic region of Salifodinibacter halophilus:
- a CDS encoding DNA alkylation response protein, giving the protein HRDKPRLRSHDAFGHRIDKVEFHPHYHAIMGAAIEHGVAGLSWHEPVPGAHVARAALSYLHHQSEPGTSCPLTMTHASAPVL; this is encoded by the coding sequence CACCGCGACAAGCCGCGCCTGCGCAGCCACGACGCGTTCGGCCACCGCATCGACAAGGTCGAGTTCCATCCGCATTACCACGCGATCATGGGCGCGGCGATCGAGCACGGCGTCGCCGGCCTGTCCTGGCACGAGCCGGTGCCCGGCGCGCATGTGGCGCGCGCGGCGCTGAGCTATCTGCACCATCAATCCGAGCCGGGCACCAGCTGCCCGCTGACCATGACCCACGCCAGCGCGCCGGTGCTG